Below is a genomic region from Actinoallomurus bryophytorum.
ACGACCTGCCGTGGCTGGAGGGGCGGGTACGCCTCGACGACGCGGCACGCGCCGCGGCCGCCGACGACTTCGGGCATCTCGTGCGTCATCGCCCGCTCGCCGTACTCGAGCCCGGGTCGGTGAACGACGTCGCCGTCATGGTGGGGTACTGCCGCGAGCACCGCGTCCCGGTCGCCGCGCGCGGGCAGGGGCACGCCACCGGCGGGCAGGCGCAGGTGGCGGGCGGGCTCGTGGTCGACATGGGGACACTTCACGGGATCGACGTACGCGACGGGTACGCCGTGGTCCAGGCGGGGGCACTGTGGAGCGACCTCCTGCGCGCGACGCTGCCCGCGGGACTCACGCCGCCCGTGCTGACCGACTACCTCGAGCTCTCGATCGGCGGCACCCTGTCCGCCGGGGGCCTCGGCGGCACCAGCCACCGGCACGGCGCGCAGGTCGACAACGTCATCGAGCTGGAGGTGGTCACCGGAACCGGCGAGCGTACGGTCTGCTCACCGGCACGGCACGCGGACCTCTTCCACGCCGTACTCGCCGGCCTGGGCCAGTGCGCGATCATCACCAGCGCCACCGTACGGCTGCTGCCCGCCCCCACCTCGGCACGGCGCTACCAGCTGTTCTATCCGAGCCCCACCGCGTTGACGGCCGACCAGCGCCGGGTCGTCCGCGAGGAGAGGTTCGACTACGTCGAGGGGCAGGTCCAGGCCGCGCCCGGCGGGTCCGGCCACCGGCTCTACCTTCTGGAGGCGGCGGCCTTCGACGGGACGCCGGCGGACGACGCGGGGCTGCTCGGCGACCTGTCGTACACGCGTGGCAGTGAGCAGGCCGAGGACCTGACCTACTTCGACTTCCTCAACCGGCTCGCCGCCTCGGTGGAGTTCCTGAAGTCGATCGGCGAGTGGGCGCGCCCGCACCCCTGGCTGAACGTCTTCCTGCCCGGCACCGGCACCGACTCTCTCGTCGCGTCGGTCATCGAGGAGCTGAGACCGGCCGACATCGGGCTCAGCGGCGTGGTCCTGCTCTATCCGATACCGCGCCGGCGGCTGCGCGCTCCCCTGCTGCGGGTGCCCGGCGAGGAACTGGTGTTCCTGCTCACGCTGCTCAGGACCGCCTCGCCCGGCGCCGCCGACCCGGCCGTGATGGTCGAGGCCAACCGCGCACTCTACCGGCGGGTCCAGGCCGCGGGTGGCACGCAGTATCCGGTCGGCACCATTCCCACGACCCACGCGGACTGGCGCCGTCACTTCGGCCCGTGGTGGCCGCGCCTGGCCGCGGCGAAACGCGCGTACGACCCGGCCGGAATTCTCGCTCCGGGTCAGGGCGTCTTCTGATGCGCCCGCGGCGTCCCGGCCACGGCGGCGTACCCACGCCGTTCGGACGCGCCGGCCCCGGAGGCGAAGCCGGCCACCCCGACCGCGCCGGCCTCGGAGCCGAGCTCACGGCGAATCCCACAGCTGATCGCGGAGCCGGCCTCCGAGCCGATCTCACGGCCGATCGCGGGGCCGGTCCCGGCCAGCATTTCGAAAGCGTGCGGCGCCCCGGCAGGCCGGCTCTCCGGCGACCGAAGGTCCGGCTCCAGTCCCCGGTCGAAGCCGAAGCCGCCATCCTCGTTTCGGTGAGCCGAAAGAGCCGAGCGCACGTCAGGTGATCCCCCCGCCCCGGTGACCGGCTCGAGCCATCGCCGATCAAGCAATCGCGCATGCGCGGCCGTAAAAGACGAGGCCCGAGCCACGACGACGGCCATCAGCCGATTGGGGATTGCTCGATTTCGGTAACCGCGACCTCAACGCAGTTACCTTGATTTTCTCCGCTTCTACTGGCCTTTCGCCAGTCGGGCTCGCTCATATCCATCTCTCTTCTACCGTCCTGGCGATGAAGTCTATCGACATTCCGACGGGAAGGGCTTGCGAGCGGATCGACTCCCATATATCATTAAGGTGCAACAGATCTTTTCTGTCATTGGTGACGACACCCCGAACGGCATTCTCCACATAGGCCACGTCGCCGCCATCCACCGATGCGATCGTGAACGCTCCCAGCCGATGGGGGTTCGCCGAGGCGGGAACGATCTGGATCGTGGCGATCGAAGTCGCGGTGGTGACCAGGTGCTCAAGCTGGGCCCGCATCACTTCACGGCCGCCTATCTCCCGATATAGCGCCATCTCGTCCAGGACACAGCGCACGGTGGGCGGATTGCCGGCCAAAACCCTCGCCTGCCTGGCCATTCGGTGCTGGAGGGCCTCCTCGTCGCCCCGGAAGACGGCCCTGGCGTAGTCCTCGGTCTGGAGCAGCCCGTAGATGAGCGAATCCTCGAAGGCGCGCAGGCTCGACGCCCTGGCCTCCTCGTCCCACCAGTCCCTCGCCCATCCGGGAACGGTCTCTTTTGATAATTCGTCATAGAGCTCCAGCAGAGCCTGGTCCGTCACTCCCAAAGCCGCCTCGAATTCGCAGATGACCTTCCGCAACGGACGCAGCTGACCGGTCTCGACGTTGCTCAGCCATGCTTTCGAGTAGTTGATCGTCTGGGCCAGTTGGTCCTGCGTGAATCCCTTCGCCATTCGGAATGCCCGGACCGCCTTGCCGAACGTCGCCATGGCTGGATCGACCCGATTTGCCATGCTAGTCCCCCATGTCCATATTCAGCTCGGCTCAGCAAGCGCCGGTGAGTTTCAACGGTAAAAGTGCGCCCATCAATAGCGTGTGGCGATCTTTGTAAAGGCTTCCAATCGTAACTCGACGAGGTCAGCATGAGAGGCGTAACAACGCAACGCGAAAAGGGACGGAGCCGCGTCGATGACAACCCCCATCCAGGACGTCGACGACCTCGTCGCACAGCTGACCGACGGCTGCCAGGCGGCCGGACTGGAGGCCGTGGCCCTCGCCCCGACCCGCGTACGCGTCAGCTCTCCCGGCACCGGCGCGCGGCTCACGGAGATCATCCGCTGCATGCCGGACCACCAGGAGTCGCTCTACTGGTGGTGGAGCTGGGACGAGCCGATCTGCCCCGCCGCGCAGATCGTGGACGCGGTCAAGGTCATCGCCCACGTGGTCATGCCACCGGGGCCCGAAGGCGAACCGAGCGACCTGCCGGAGTGAGGCGGTCCAGCCGCGGGAAGGCCCGGACGGTTCAAAGAACGTCGTAATGAACCCCGCCCTGCCCGTGCCTCGCCTACCGTGCGGCGCCAAGCGACCGTTCAGGAGGCACGAATGACGTCACCGACGGGCCCCGGCACGCCTGTCCGGTCGTACCGGCTTCTCTGGGGCCTGCTCGCCGTCGCGGCCGGTACGGCGATCGGCTGGCTGGTCGCCGGCGCGGTCTGGGACTTCCTGAGCCCGCCACCGCCCGGCGGCTGCGCCGCGGAATGCGTGAGACAGAGCGCCACCGGGCCGTTCTCGTCACACCTGAAGCTCGCGTTCGTCTTCGGGCTGGTCGTGTCGGCACCGATCTGGCTCTACCAGCTGCCCTCGCCGCACGGCGTACGGCGCGGGGTCCACCTCGCCGCGGCGTTGGCGCTGTTCGCGGCCGGCGTCGCTCTGGCCTGCGTGTCGCTGCGGCGTGACTGGTGGCTGTCCGGCTCCGGCGACACCATCACGCTGGTCACGACCGGCACGTTCCTTGATCAGGCCATCGCCCGGATACTGGTCTTCGGGCTGGTCATGGAGCTTTCGCTGCTTGCGGCGATGTCACTGCGGGCTCGTCGGCGCGGGGCTCGAGGCGCACCAGGATGAGGCCCGCCCCGGCACCGGTGATCAGGGCGACCGTGTGACCGACGGCCGCGACGTCCAGGTGGTTCAGGCCGCCGAACAGATGCGGGGCCAGGAACGCGAGGCCCACAAACGCCCCGACACGCCACCAGAGGCTCGGGATCCGGTCGAACAACCAGTGTCCGTGCCGGGCCGTGCGGACGGCGGGCTCGGCGCCGTACAGGATGGTCGCGATGAGCGCGGACGCGATGACGTAGGAGGGCCCCACGTCGTCGAGGAAGCGCAGCGAACCCGGGACCGCGCCGGTCGAGATGCGCCAGGCCAGCAGGCCCTCGCTGAGCAGCGTGCCGATGATCTGGGCGGCACCGACGAGCAGCAGGGCCCGCAGGTTGCCGAAACGGTGTGCCAGCGGGAACAGGCCGACGATCGCGAAGCCCACCCAGATCCACGGCGCCGCCTCGGACACGAAGGCGGAGGCGATGAGCGTGCCGAGCGGGTCGGATCTCAGGTTCACCAGGTTCGTGGCGGTCGAGGCCACGAATGATCGCTGGTCAGACGGTTCGAGCCCGTACGCGTACACCGAAGAGACGACGCACAACGCCATGATGAAAAGAATGGGTACGGGGAAACGCCTGAGGATCGAGGGCACCTGGGCAGCCTAGGGTGCTTGGCTGAGCATTTTCTGACAACCCGGGCAGAGTCAGGCCGCTGTCACTCTGCGGCCACCTCGCCGCTCGCGGAACCGATGCAGGCGGTACGCCCCGCGGTCCACGGCCGTCGTGACGATGACCTCGCGGAACTTTCCCGGCACCTCGGCCGCCCAGAACGCACCCGCGACCGTCAGCGCCGGCACCGTACGCGACGAGCCCCCGGCACGGAACTCCACGAGCACCTCGCCCCCGGGCGGAAGCTGTCCCCACGCCACCGAGAACTGGCGGCCGCGCACGGCACCGCGTACGAGCACGGCCCCCGGCCCGCCCGCCACCGCGACGTCGATCAGCCCGTCACCCGTGTGCACTTCCAGGGCGGGGCGGTCCCCGCTCCCCCGGCCCACCCGCAGCTCCCAGCCGCTTTCCGGCAGCGGAGTCCCGGCCGCTTCGATCCCCGTGTCCATCACGTACTCCCCGTTCGTGTGAAAAGGGTGCGGGCGGAGGGAGTCCGCCCGCACCTGTCGTCGATCAGATGGCGGCGGAACCCTCGACGGAGGACTCGCCACGCCGTACGAACACCGCGACGACGGCGGCGGCCAGAGCCACGACCGCGGCGACCGACATGGCGGTCTGGAAACCGTCCATGAAGGCCAGGTGGCTGCCGTTCGTGATCGCGGTCGCGACGGGTCCGGGAGTGCCCGGCGGCACCGGTGCGACGCCCTGGGCGACGTAGGACTTGGCGCCCGCGAGCCCGTGCGCGGCCGGTCCGGGAACGCCCGCTCCGGAGAGCCGGTCCACGAGGACGTTGCCCACACGAGTCGACAGGATGGTGCCGAGGACCGACGTGCCGAGCACGCCGCCGACCTGGAACGCGGTCTGCTGCAGGCCGCCCGCGACCCCCGCCAGCTGCACCGGGGCGTTGCCGACGATGGCCTCCGTCCCGGCGGTCAGGATGAAGCCGAACGCCAGGCCGATCAGCACGAACCAGGGCCAGATGGTGTTGTACGACGCGTCGACGCTGATCCGGGACAGACCGAACATCGCCACGGCGGTGAACACCATGCCGATCCCCAGCGGCACACGTGGACCGAAGCGCTGGGTCAGCGCGCCCCCCAGCGGCGAGGACACGATGAAGATGCCGGTCATCGGGAGCAACCGCACGCCCGCGGCGACCGGGCTCAACCCGTGCACCTGCTGCAGGTACAGCGTGATGAAGAAGATCGTGCCGAACAGCGCGAAGACGCCGAGCAGCAGCAGGCCGGTCGCCGCGGACAGCGACACCGACCGGAACAGGCTGAGCGGCAGCACCGGGTGTGAGGCCATCAGTTCACGCACGACGAAGCCGGCGAGGAGCACCGCGAACGCAATGAAGGACCACACCGGCACAGGGTCACCGAAACCGTACGTACCGGCCTTGATCAGTCCCCAGACCAGGGCGAACAGCGACCCCGACAGCAGGGCGACGCCGGACAGGTCGAAGGATCCGTGCGCCTCCTCGTCACGCGACTCGCGGATCACCCAAAGGCCGACCAGGAGCGCGATGAGACCGAGGGGTGCGTTGAGGTAGAAGACCGACTCCCAATTGACGTGCTGGACGAGGAGCCCGCCGACGATCGGGCCGCCGGCGATGGAGATCCCGACCGTGGCACCCCAGATGCCGATCGCGGCGTTGAGCCGGTGGGCGGGGAACGTGTTGCGGATGATCGCCAGGCTGGCCGGCTGCAGGAGTGCCCCCGCGAACCCCTGGACGACGCGCCAGAAGATCACCATTCCGATGCCGCCCGAGAGACCCACCAGCAACGAGGCGGCGGCGAATCCGACGACTCCCACCAGGAAGGTCCGCTTGCGGCCGAACCGGTCGGCGATCTTTCCCGCGGGGATCAGGGTGACGGCGAGGGAGAGCAGGTATCCGTTGGTGACCCACTGCAGTCCGGTGAGGTCCGCGTGCAGGTCGGTCGCGATCGCCGGATTGGCGATGGAGACGACGGTGGCGTCGAGCCCGACCATCATCACGCCGAGGGCGACCGCGAACAGCGTCAGCCAGGGATGGCCGTGTCCGGTACGACTCGGCCTGTCGCGCGCCTCAGCGTGGGGCGCGAGTGTCGCTTGGGACATGAACTTGCCTCCGTGAAGTTCGATGAGGCACAAAAGTGTCATGCCGTGACACATGTCGTCAAGCGACTAAAGTCTCACTATGACGACTGTCACAAAGTGAAAGGTGACCTTGGCTAAGTGAACTTCGTCAGTTACCCTCCTGGCATGGAGGCGACCACGGTGGAAACAAGCTGTGTGACGCCCACGTGCGGTCGACGTGAGCGCAAGAAGCAGCGCACCCGCGAGGCGTTGATCGACGCGGCATTCCAGCTCTTCCAGGAGAAGGGCTTCGAGGCGACGACCGTGGAGGAGATCGCCGACGAGGTCGACGTGTCGTCACGGACGTTCTTCCGTTACTTCGCGTCGAAGGAGGACGTCGTCCTCACCTTCCAGGAGGAGCAGTTCACGACGATGCTGGAGGCCCTGGCGGCCCGTCCGGCGTCCGAACCGGTGATGACCGCGCTCCGCAACGCGGCGGTATCGGTGCTGCGCGCCTGCGAGGACGGCGAGTACGGCTTCGACCCCGAGCGCTTCGGCTGCCTCCAGCACATGATGGAGAACAGCCCGGCGGTCTTCGGCCGCAGCCTCGAACACGGGCAGAAGAAACAGGCGGAGATCACCCGGGTCATCGCCGAGCGCATGGGCGTGGACCCGGCCGTCGACCTGCGGCCGCACGTGGCGGCGGGCCTGTCCAACTGCGCGTTCCGCAGCGCGTTCGAGGTCCTGAGCTCACGCGTGTCCGGGACCGGGCGCTTCTCCGACGTGCTCGACCAGGTCTTCGGGGTCATGGAGGACGGCCTCAACTACATGCCCGCGGATCAGACCGCGACGCCGGAAATGACGACGCCGTCCCGGTAAGGGCCCACACGGGCTCATGGGGACGGCAGTCGAAGGTCCCGGCCGGTCCGCCGGTCCACGGAGCAGATGGGGGAAGTCTCCGTGAACCGGCACGTCCTGCCGGGGATGGCCGCGGGGTGCGTAGGGTCGCTCCTCCGGGGCCCTGGGGAGGTCCACATACGCGGACCGAGGGGCTTGCGGGGTCAGGCAGCGAAGGACAGGGGCCGAGCTCGGTGGGGTGCCGTGGTGTGACCGTCGGGGGCCAGCTCGCCGGTGTCATCGAAGATGACGACACCGTTGCAGAGCAGGCACCATCCCTGTTCGGGGTGGGACGACACGACACGTGCCGCCGTGTGATCGTCTGCGCTCGCCGCAGGGCATGGAGGCCGGTGCTGGCACATGTCACTTCCCCTTTCTTGTCGTAGCCGGATTTACCTACAACACCACCATCGCTCATTGAATGCCCTCGTGTCTGCGGGGCCAGCCCCCAAGCACCGCGCCTGCCAGCGGCACCATCGGTCTTACGGCTAGCCGGTATGCCAAGGTGGTGTCCATGCTCCCCGACGCTGAGACCACCCCGCCGCCGGTACCCCCCGGTGCGCTCCTGCTCGAACTCGTACCCGTGCCCGTGACGGATCTCGACCGGTCCAAGGCCTTCTACGTCGACCGCCTCGGCTTCGTCGAGGACGTCGACGTACGCCCGGCGGACGGGGTGCGGATCGTCCAGCTCACCCCACCGGGCTCGGCCTGCTCGATCACCCTGACCGAGGGCCTGTCGGCCCTCGACATGCCACCGGGGACGCTACGGGGCCTGCACCTGGTCGTGAGCGACATCGAGGCGGCACGGGCAGCACTGATCGAACGCGGGACCGAGGTGGGCCCGGTCCAGGACATGGGCGGCGTCTACTACGCCTACTTCGCCGACCCGGACGGCAACACCTGGACCCTCCAGCACATGCCCTGGCGACCTTAGGTGTTCAGGGACTACCCAAGCGCGACCAGTAGCAGGGCCAGGGGTCAGCCCATACGCAGAGGGGAGCGACGCGGGTCTCGGAAGTTCACGTTCTCTGTCGTGAGGAACCCCTCCGGGCCCTGCTCCTCCAGGAGCGGGAGCTCCGACTCGTACATCGGATAAAGCTGGATGAGGTTGACCGGTCCGTCCGGGAGCTCGATGTGGGTGAAGTCCGGGTCCAGGTCGGTGACCAGGAACACGAGGAGGACCGACATCTCGGACTCGTCCGGGCTGATCGGGCCGCCGAAGTCGAAGACGTCACCCTCGCTGAACCGCTCCCTGCCCCGGCCGGCCTTCACGACCGAGCCCGCGGCGAGCGTCCAGTCCACCCGGTCGGAGTCCATGCTGATGAAGAGCTCCGGCTTGGCCGTCCGCCATTCGGGGTGCGAGGCCAACGAGAGGCCGTAGGTGAAGCCCGCGATGGTGTCCGCGCCGAACGGATCGCGGCAGGTGAAGGTGAACACCGGCGCCGCGTCATCGTCGACCGGCACCGTGTGGATCTCCGCGTCTCCGTTCGTCCACTCGCTCAGGTGGTCGAGATAGAGCCGCATGGAGTCGTCGCTCACTTGTGCTTCCTCTTCGGATTCGCCTTCTCGTACGCCTTCTGGGCCTTCTCCGCCGCCTCGGCCGCCACATCCGCGGCTGTCTTCTTCCAGATAATGGCCTTTCGGGCCTTCTCCGCAGCCTCGTTCGCTTTTCGCTGTGCCTCCAAGGCATTCCGCTGCCTGCTGTTCAGCTTTTCCTGCTCAGATGTCTGCTTCAGCCACTGCTGTCGCTCGTCAAGTGCCGCCTCCTGCTCCTTCGCGGCCTTGTCCGCCGCCTTCGTGGCCTGGCCTTGAACCGAACTGGACTTCCTTTCCCAGGCGCGCGGGAGATCGGCATCCTTGATCGGTCTTTGGGTCCTCGCGTCGAGCGCCATTCCGTTGCGGAGGATTCTCACGCCTCGAACGAGGACGCTACCGTCTCGCAGCTTTTTGGCACCTGCAAAGAGATCACTGGGCTTGTTGCTCTTGTCCTCATGCTGGTGGGCGCTGTTGCCGTCCGCCCCGCTGCCCTTCTCCAGCCGATAGAGGTCGGCGTTCTGCATCGCCGCCCTGAACATCGCCTCGTTCATGCCCAGCCTGTTCGCGTCCGCCACAAGCTTACGGTGCTCGTTTCCGTCGACGTGTCCCTTGTGGATGTCCCCGGCGGGGATGGGTTTTCCGGTGGTCGCGCTGATGATGTTCCCCGCCTGATCACGTTTGGCTCGTTTGAAGATCTCCTCACGGGTCGCCTTAGTGATGTGCGGTCGGTCCGTGCTCTTGATCGGCGGCTCGAAGGAGTTGTAGATCTCTCGGGCCAGCTGCAGCCTCGCGTCTCGGCTCAGCCTGCCATATCGCTGCTCGTAATCCCGGACGGAATCATTCGTCAGATCGACCCGCTCTTGTCGTGATCGGGGGGAGTACTCCACGCGCGGCACGGGATTTTCGCCGGGGTGGGCGAGGGGAGGGCTCTCGGTGAGCTCGTCGATCGCGCGGCGGGTGGTCTCAGGGCCCGTGGTGGTGCCGAGCCGGTCGGCCGCGGCGCGGTGCAGGGCGTCGGCGGACGGCTCGAACGGCCGGCGGCCGTCCATCACGTTGTTGAGGTGGTCGGCCAGGCTGGTCAGGGCCTCGATCTCGTGCGGAGCCGGAGTGTGTCCCAGGGTCTCGTGGGCGACGTCGTGCAGGAGGTCGGCGCGTGGCATCACGCCCTCGGGGGCCGCGCCCACGACGTCCGCGAGTTCGCGCAGGCCCCGCAGGTCGGTCGCCCGGAACGAGTAGTCCGGGGCCGTGTCGTAGAGCTCTCGCGCCGCGTCGGTGAGCTCCTCGGTGTACCGCATGTGCTCACGGGTCAGCCGCTCCGGCGGGACCTCGCCCTCGAACACCGCGTGGGTACGGTCGACCAGCATCGCGTGCTCGAGCGGATCGCGGCCCTCGGCCGGGAATACCGGGTGGCCGTCCTCGTCGAGGCGCGTGAGCAGATCCCGTACGTGATCCGGCAGTTCCGGCGTCACCTCCCCACGGGTGCGCGGGGTCTCCCCCGGGACTCGTGGACCGGGCTCGCCGCGAACCTCCGGCGGGCGGCCGGCGAACTTCTCCAGCTGCCTCAGGTCGCGCTCGCGCAGGTCGACGTGGGCGGGCACCGGGTTGCCGAGGTGGTCCACCACCACCGTGTGGTCCGCCCAGAAGCGGAACACGCTGCCCATCAGGCCCAGGTCGCGGTGCACCCCCGGCGCCGTCAGCGATCCTCCGCCGGTCCGTCCCGGGTCCGGGTAACCGTCGCGCAGGTCGAGGTGGTGGCCGAGCTCGTGGGCGATGACGGCCGGGTCCATGTCGGCGTACAGGTTGAGCATGTCCGGCCGCTCACCCGGGCCCATGCCGTCGCCCCGGTGCAGGCGCACGACCTGCGGGCTCGCGGCCTCCTCCGTCACCGACGCCGGCACCTCCTCGAACTCCGCGCGCAGGTGGAGCCGAGAGCCGTCGGAGGCGCGGTACTGATGGTTGAAATGCGCGTCGACCGCATCGAGGATGTTCGACTTGGCGCGTACGACGTCCGCGGGCGTCATCGCCGGATCGGCCTGGTAGCGGAGCCTGACCGTGAACTCGGTCACCGTTCGCGGGGTCTCCCCCGCTCCGGCCAGGGTCATCCGCCGTACCTCGACGCGTGAGGCGTCGGTGAACGGATGGATCTCGCGCAGGAGCGGCACCGCGGTCGCGGACTCCCGCAGATGCGCCCACTCCGAGGCGTGCGGCGCCTCTCCCGCGGTCACCGTGTCGGGAATCAGCGGCGTACGCGTGTCCGGATTCAGGTCGAGGCTGCGAGGCGAGGTGGCCTCACGCGCCACCGGTGTACGGGAGCCGGAGTCGAGTCCGGGCGCGTCCGTACGCGTGCCCGGCCCGGTCTCGGCGGCCGGGTGGTCGACGCGCGGTGCCGTCCTGCCCGGTGCGCTGTGAGGTGCGGTGCCGCCGGGTTGGGCTCGGCCCGCGTCGCCCGGCGTCACCGGGACCTCGACGGGCGCGGGCCGAAGCAGCGTCTCTGAGCCGCCGGACCGGTCGAGGACGACCGGTGGCCGGTCCGCCCCGGCCAGATCCGCGGGCGGCTCGCCGAGACCGTACGCGGGCGAGGAGTCGGGGCGGCCGGAGCCCCGGGCGACCGGAGACACCGGATCGCCGGAACTCTCTCCCGCGAGGGACACCTCGGCGGTGCCCTGCCCGGAGGCGGGCCGCCCGGGATCCCGGCTCAGGGGTACGGAGGCGTTCTGGCCGAGCGCCGGCCGGGCGCTCGACGTACCGGGGTTCCCGGACGCTGCCGACGTGCCGGATGGCAGGGTGCCCTTCGAGGCGAGGCCCTCCGCGGGGACGCCCGTACGGTGGGCGGCCACGGTCTGAACGGGCACGGCGTCGCCGGACCCATGGGCGGGCGGCAGGTTGATGAGCGCGTTGACCCGGCCGACGCCCGTACCGCCCGGGGAGGTGCCCTGGCCCTGCCCCCCAGGAGCGGCGTCGCCGCCGACGGCCGGGGCCTGGTCCGCGGCCAGCCTGGTCGTGGCCGGATCGCCCACCGCCGCGCCCTCGTGGCCGTACGCGGCGGGGGTCACGGGGACATCGGCCGCCGGGACGTCGGGCGCCGGGACGTCGGGCGCCGGGACACCGCCCTGACCCGCCTGCTCGCCAGGACCGATCACGGGGACGTCGGCCACCGGGGCCTCTCCGGCCTCGTACGGAGCGGCGTCCAGGCCGGATCGGGAGAACGCGGCCGGGGCGGCTCCCCCGTGCTGGCCGAGGAGGTGCTTACCGGTCTCCCCGGCGGCGCCCATGGCGGCCATACCGACGCCGAACTCGGCCGCCTGGGCGAGGTCGACGCGGTGTTCGACCAGCCCCTGCGCCGCGACGTTGCCCGCGGTGCCGGTCGCGGCGGCCACGCCCATACGCGTGAGAATCGCGTTGCCACCGTTCGCGCTCATCCGGTCGGCCAGCGCGGCGGTCAGCCGGGTGCCGCGGCCCGCGATCACGAGTCCCGCGCCGCCCATCACACCGCCGGCGACGGCGCCCTCCTCGATCGCGGTCAAGAGCTCCCCGCCGTCGAAGTTCCGCTGGACGCCCTCGTGGATGCGCGCGTACTGCCCGATGCCGTCCAGGCCACCGGCGAACCCCGCGCCCGCCGCGACGGCCTTCCACATTCCCCGGACCACGGTGACGATCCTGGCCAGGAGCGACTTGAGCATCGAGCCCTCGACCACGGTCACGGCGTTGGCCTCCGCGACCGACGTACCGGCCGTCAGCCACGAGATGGCCATCGCGGCCGTCCACGTCGCGACCAGGAACGCGCACGACAGCTCGAACTGCAGGCGAGCGGCGTTCTTCTGCTTGACCAGAAACCCGGCGGAGTCCCCCAGCGCCTGGCACATTCCGGCCAGCCACAGCAGCCCGCCCTCTTCACCGCCGCCTCGCAGCGCCGCCGCGAACGATCCGAACCTCTCGACCGCCTCACCCGCGTTGTTGGCCGTCACCGCACGGGAGTGCCCGTCCACGTCTCGTGCCACGTCCAGGACCGACGAGGCAGCGGTCGTGCACGCCGCTTCGATCGACTTCAGGCCCGCCATGTCGCCGTCCGGGTACTCACACCCGCCGACGAGTTCCTCAACTAAGCCGATGATTTGGTGGACCGCCGGCGGTGGCGGATCCGAACGTGCCAGTCCCGCCGCCACAGCGGGCAGCGAGTACGGGTTCTCCCCGGCCTGGGCGCCCTTGTCGGCGCCGTCCGGCAACGCCGCGCCCACCGTGTTCGCGTTCTCCGCCAACTGGTAGTTGCGGCCGTTGACGATCAACGTGCCCCCGGTGGCCCGGAGGAGGTTGACCATGTCCGCCAA
It encodes:
- a CDS encoding FAD-binding protein, translating into MDDRLTRWTVVAGIGAGALVTGFDPMTGNWLTEASASEVPHDLPWLEGRVRLDDAARAAAADDFGHLVRHRPLAVLEPGSVNDVAVMVGYCREHRVPVAARGQGHATGGQAQVAGGLVVDMGTLHGIDVRDGYAVVQAGALWSDLLRATLPAGLTPPVLTDYLELSIGGTLSAGGLGGTSHRHGAQVDNVIELEVVTGTGERTVCSPARHADLFHAVLAGLGQCAIITSATVRLLPAPTSARRYQLFYPSPTALTADQRRVVREERFDYVEGQVQAAPGGSGHRLYLLEAAAFDGTPADDAGLLGDLSYTRGSEQAEDLTYFDFLNRLAASVEFLKSIGEWARPHPWLNVFLPGTGTDSLVASVIEELRPADIGLSGVVLLYPIPRRRLRAPLLRVPGEELVFLLTLLRTASPGAADPAVMVEANRALYRRVQAAGGTQYPVGTIPTTHADWRRHFGPWWPRLAAAKRAYDPAGILAPGQGVF
- a CDS encoding DUF397 domain-containing protein, translated to MGVDPLASPSRRNVDRLHRQDGRREMDMSEPDWRKASRSGENQGNCVEVAVTEIEQSPIG
- a CDS encoding helix-turn-helix domain-containing protein, whose protein sequence is MANRVDPAMATFGKAVRAFRMAKGFTQDQLAQTINYSKAWLSNVETGQLRPLRKVICEFEAALGVTDQALLELYDELSKETVPGWARDWWDEEARASSLRAFEDSLIYGLLQTEDYARAVFRGDEEALQHRMARQARVLAGNPPTVRCVLDEMALYREIGGREVMRAQLEHLVTTATSIATIQIVPASANPHRLGAFTIASVDGGDVAYVENAVRGVVTNDRKDLLHLNDIWESIRSQALPVGMSIDFIARTVEERWI
- a CDS encoding twin-arginine translocase subunit TatC yields the protein MTSPTGPGTPVRSYRLLWGLLAVAAGTAIGWLVAGAVWDFLSPPPPGGCAAECVRQSATGPFSSHLKLAFVFGLVVSAPIWLYQLPSPHGVRRGVHLAAALALFAAGVALACVSLRRDWWLSGSGDTITLVTTGTFLDQAIARILVFGLVMELSLLAAMSLRARRRGARGAPG
- a CDS encoding rhomboid-like protein, coding for MPSILRRFPVPILFIMALCVVSSVYAYGLEPSDQRSFVASTATNLVNLRSDPLGTLIASAFVSEAAPWIWVGFAIVGLFPLAHRFGNLRALLLVGAAQIIGTLLSEGLLAWRISTGAVPGSLRFLDDVGPSYVIASALIATILYGAEPAVRTARHGHWLFDRIPSLWWRVGAFVGLAFLAPHLFGGLNHLDVAAVGHTVALITGAGAGLILVRLEPRADEPAVTSPQAAKAP
- a CDS encoding MFS transporter, producing MSQATLAPHAEARDRPSRTGHGHPWLTLFAVALGVMMVGLDATVVSIANPAIATDLHADLTGLQWVTNGYLLSLAVTLIPAGKIADRFGRKRTFLVGVVGFAAASLLVGLSGGIGMVIFWRVVQGFAGALLQPASLAIIRNTFPAHRLNAAIGIWGATVGISIAGGPIVGGLLVQHVNWESVFYLNAPLGLIALLVGLWVIRESRDEEAHGSFDLSGVALLSGSLFALVWGLIKAGTYGFGDPVPVWSFIAFAVLLAGFVVRELMASHPVLPLSLFRSVSLSAATGLLLLGVFALFGTIFFITLYLQQVHGLSPVAAGVRLLPMTGIFIVSSPLGGALTQRFGPRVPLGIGMVFTAVAMFGLSRISVDASYNTIWPWFVLIGLAFGFILTAGTEAIVGNAPVQLAGVAGGLQQTAFQVGGVLGTSVLGTILSTRVGNVLVDRLSGAGVPGPAAHGLAGAKSYVAQGVAPVPPGTPGPVATAITNGSHLAFMDGFQTAMSVAAVVALAAAVVAVFVRRGESSVEGSAAI
- a CDS encoding TetR family transcriptional regulator, with the translated sequence MEATTVETSCVTPTCGRRERKKQRTREALIDAAFQLFQEKGFEATTVEEIADEVDVSSRTFFRYFASKEDVVLTFQEEQFTTMLEALAARPASEPVMTALRNAAVSVLRACEDGEYGFDPERFGCLQHMMENSPAVFGRSLEHGQKKQAEITRVIAERMGVDPAVDLRPHVAAGLSNCAFRSAFEVLSSRVSGTGRFSDVLDQVFGVMEDGLNYMPADQTATPEMTTPSR
- a CDS encoding DUF5999 family protein; amino-acid sequence: MCQHRPPCPAASADDHTAARVVSSHPEQGWCLLCNGVVIFDDTGELAPDGHTTAPHRARPLSFAA
- a CDS encoding VOC family protein, encoding MLPDAETTPPPVPPGALLLELVPVPVTDLDRSKAFYVDRLGFVEDVDVRPADGVRIVQLTPPGSACSITLTEGLSALDMPPGTLRGLHLVVSDIEAARAALIERGTEVGPVQDMGGVYYAYFADPDGNTWTLQHMPWRP
- a CDS encoding suppressor of fused domain protein, with product MSDDSMRLYLDHLSEWTNGDAEIHTVPVDDDAAPVFTFTCRDPFGADTIAGFTYGLSLASHPEWRTAKPELFISMDSDRVDWTLAAGSVVKAGRGRERFSEGDVFDFGGPISPDESEMSVLLVFLVTDLDPDFTHIELPDGPVNLIQLYPMYESELPLLEEQGPEGFLTTENVNFRDPRRSPLRMG